The Drosophila bipectinata strain 14024-0381.07 chromosome 2L, DbipHiC1v2, whole genome shotgun sequence genome has a segment encoding these proteins:
- the dunk gene encoding uncharacterized protein dunk, translated as MLRSPDHPTESLETISRLQKERHERRQRHREQKLQQARIAVLEDERCRSPTPSVEEAVDEPIMYLEAKCIPYAISDNLQNQKQTVAESPEYYTCNDEAYGSATQSPRSSITYCSCSGEELLSIGYDSTESGVYGSTSPPPVRPRSQVITQPKRRSTRSRIINMVLKRDCSKTSMFPCHSHDHKDKDVFTNVAVQEHYEHLKSRSRRGIAFQIDSPEESFLNKALRYLTL; from the coding sequence AGAGCTTGGAGACTATATCCCGCCTTCAGAAAGAGCGTCACGAGCGCCGTCAACGCCACCGGGAACAAAAGCTGCAACAGGCCCGCATCGCTGTACTGGAGGATGAACGGTGTAGAAGCCCGACACCAAGTGTTGAGGAGGCCGTCGACGAACCGATAATGTACCTTGAAGCCAAGTGCATTCCCTATGCAATATCCGATAACctgcaaaaccaaaaacagacGGTCGCGGAATCACCGGAGTACTACACTTGCAATGATGAAGCATACGGAAGCGCAACGCAGTCGCCACGCAGTAGCATTACCTATTGCAGCTGTAGTGGCGAAGAGTTGCTTAGCATAGGTTACGATTCCACCGAATCTGGAGTGTACGGGTCCACCTCTCCCCCACCAGTCCGACCACGCTCCCAGGTAATTACGCAGCCCAAACGTCGTTCCACGCGGTCACGCATTATCAACATGGTACTGAAGCGGGATTGCTCTAAGACTTCTATGTTTCCTTGCCATAGCCATGACCATAAAGACAAAGATGTGTTCACCAATGTCGCAGTTCAAGAGCATTATGAACACTTAAAAAGCAGATCCCGGCGGGGTATAGCCTTTCAAATTGATTCGCCGGAGGAGAGTTTCCTTAACAAGGCCCTCCGATATTTAACGTTGTAA